From the Selenomonas sp. oral taxon 920 genome, the window GAAAGCCTTGCGGGCAGCATCGGCGTGCATCCCGTCGTCATCCGCCGCATCCTCGGACAGCTGCGCCGCGCCGGACTCATCCGCGTTGCACGCGGCAGAGAGGGCGGCGCTCACATCGCGCGTGCCCTCGGGGAGATCTCCCTCGCGGATATCTTCCGTGCCACAGAGTGCATCGGCAACGACACCCTCTTCAGTTTTCACGAAAAGCCAAACCCCGCCTGCCCTGTCGGACGCAGCATCCACAATATCCTCGACGGCCGCCTCGATGCCATCCAGCGCGCGATGGAACACGAGATGGAGAGCACAACCCTCGCGGGTCTCATGAAAGAGGCGCGGGAGCAGGTCGGCGCACATTGAAGGGGGTACACATACCCAAAGTGAGAAGGAACTCCTTGGAATGAAATGGGTCAGTCACATCACTCTTACCGCCACCATTGCCTATGCTGTCAGCGCAGATCCCATGTGCACCGCTGCGGCGGCAGTCGGCGCGGTGCTGCCGGATAAGATCGAGGGAGCGCCGGGGAGTGTCGGCTGGAGCACATGGCGCAGCCGACACCGCGGCTGGTCGCACTGGCCGATGCTCTATCTCGCCCTGATCGGCGGGATCGCACACGCACGCACATACTTCTTTTACGATACGGCGTTCTTTGCCGTCCTCACATGGCTCCTCATCGGTGCACTTCTCCACATCGCGGAGGATGCTGTCTGCGGCAAGGTACCATTCCTCTATCCAACGCAGAAGGTCGGCATCCGCCTCTTCACGGTCGGCTCGTTTCGCGAATATCTGTTTGTGCTTGTTTGTATTGTCGTCATATATGCAGTGCAATGTCTTTTGCGCATATAAAAGCACCTCTCTCTATGGAAGGTGCTTTTCGTTTGTTCAAGATTGTATGCGCCGCTCCCGCTCAAGCCAGACGAGGAGGACAGAGATGTCGGCAGGCGAGACGCCGCTGATGCGCGACGCCTGTCCGATGGAGCGCGGGCGAACGGCGGCGAGTTTTTCCGCCGCCTCGAGGCGCAGGCTCGCGATCGCACCGTAGTCAATGCCCTCAGGGATACGGCGGCTCTCGAGACGCTCCATGCGCGCAATCTGTTCGCGCTGTTTCTTGATGTAGCCGTCATACCGCGCCGTAATCTCGACCTCCTCCTTGACATCTGCCGCAAGCGCGGGCAGATCAAAGAGCGGTGCGAGCACATCATAGCTGCCCTCCCGCGAGAGGAGGGCAAACAGGCTCATCGGTACACGCAGGGGAGCGATGCCCGCATCTGCGAGAAGCTCCTCAGTCTCCGCACGCGGGCTGAGACGCGTCTCGCGCAGCGTACTCAGCGCCTCCTCGATGACATCCCGCTTCGCCGTAAAGCGTTCCCAACGTTCATCACGGACAAGTCCGACGGCGCGCCCGATGGGCGTGAGCCTGAGGTCGGCATTGTCCTGCCTGAGGATGAGACGGTACTCGGCACGGCTCGTCATCATGCGGTAGGGCTCGTCCGTGCCCTTTGTCACCAGATCGTCTATGAGGACGCCGATGTAGCCGTCGCTGCGGCGCAGGATCAGCGGCTCCTCGCCCGTGATTTCACGCGCGGCGTTGATGCCTGCGATCAGCCCCTGCGCCGCCGCCTCCTCGTAGCCGCTCGTGCCGTTCGCCTGTCCGGCGGAGTAGAGTCCCGTGATGTTCTTTACGGCAAGAGTCGGCGCGAGTTGGAGCGGATCGAGGCAGTCGTACTCAATCGCATAGCCGGGGCGCATCATGCGCGCATGCGCAAGCCCCGGAATCGTTGCGAGAAACTCTTGCTGCACATCTGTTGGCAGGCTCGTAGACATACCCTGTACATAAATCTCGTTTGTATGCAACCCCTCTGGTTCGAGGAAGAGCTGATGCCGCTCCTTGTCGGGAAAGCGCGCAATCTTCGTCTCAACGGACGGACAGTAGCGCGGACCAATGCCCTCGATCACACCGTTCGCCATCGGTGCGCGGTGGAGATTCGCGCGGATAACCGCGTGCGTTTCCTCATTCGTATAGGTGAGGTAGCAGGGGGTCTGCTCCCTTGGCATCTCCTCGGTCAGAAAGGAAAAGGCGGGCGCAGCGGGATCGCCTGGCTGAATTGAGGTCTTCCCAAAGTCAATCGTGCGGCGGTCGACGCGCGCGGGCGTGCCGGTCTTAAACCGCATGAGCGTCAGGCCGAGCTCCCTCAATGAATCCGAGAGCGCCATCGCGGGGCGCTGCCCGTTCGGGCCGCTGTCGTAGATGGTCTCGCCGAGGATGATGCGTCCGCGCAGATACGTGCCTGTGGCGAGAATGACTGCGTGCGCCGTCAGCCGTTCGTCCGTCTCGCAGCGGATGCCCGTGACGCGTTTCCCCGCGCTCGTCTCCTCGGTGAGGAGCTCCGTCACAAGCAGCTGGCGCACGTCGAGGTTCTCGGTGTTTTCGACGGTCTCCTTCATGATGCGCTGATAGAGGAACTTGTCCGCCTGCATCCGCAGGGCGTGGACAGCAGGTCCCTTGCCCGTGTTGAGCAGGCGGCGCTGAATGCTCGCACGGTCCGCTGCGATGCCCATCTCGCCGCCGAGTGCGTCGATCTCGCGGACGAGGTGGCTCTTGCCGGGGCCGCCGACAGAGGGGTTGCACGGCATCATGGCAATGTTGTCGAGCGAGAGCGTGACAATGAGCGTACGCCGTCCCATGCGCGCTGCTGCGAGCGCAGCCTCGACCCCTGCATGACCTGCACCAATCACGATGATATCATAATCTGTAGAGGTATTCACAGATGGTTCCTTTGATTCTTTCATACGATTTCTGTTCGTTTTTATGTTATTCTTTTACCATGAAGTTTACCGGCACCTCGCCGAGGTCTGTCTCCATCCGCCGCCAGCGAACGCCTGCGGAGTCAAACATGCGCTTGGAGATCTTTGTCGCCTCGGTCGCGGCGTATTTGTCCGAGAGATAGACGACCTCACGGATGCCGCTTTGGATGATCGCCTTGCAGCATTCGTTGCACGGAAACAGGGAGACGTAGATACGACAGCCCTTCAGTGACGTGCTCGCGTTCAGAATGGCATTCAGCTCGGCGTGCACAACGTAGGGGTATTTCTGCTCGGCAAATTCGCCCGTCCGCCCCCACGGGTACTCGCGGTCATCGCAGCCGTTCGGCATTCCGTTGTAGCCGACACCGACGATGTGCTTATCCTCGTTGACGATGCACGCGCCGACCTGTGTGTGCGGATCCTTGCTGCGGT encodes:
- a CDS encoding Rrf2 family transcriptional regulator; this encodes MQISSRFTIAIHILICVELYGDKEPATSESLAGSIGVHPVVIRRILGQLRRAGLIRVARGREGGAHIARALGEISLADIFRATECIGNDTLFSFHEKPNPACPVGRSIHNILDGRLDAIQRAMEHEMESTTLAGLMKEAREQVGAH
- a CDS encoding metal-dependent hydrolase; the protein is MKWVSHITLTATIAYAVSADPMCTAAAAVGAVLPDKIEGAPGSVGWSTWRSRHRGWSHWPMLYLALIGGIAHARTYFFYDTAFFAVLTWLLIGALLHIAEDAVCGKVPFLYPTQKVGIRLFTVGSFREYLFVLVCIVVIYAVQCLLRI
- the mnmG gene encoding tRNA uridine-5-carboxymethylaminomethyl(34) synthesis enzyme MnmG yields the protein MKESKEPSVNTSTDYDIIVIGAGHAGVEAALAAARMGRRTLIVTLSLDNIAMMPCNPSVGGPGKSHLVREIDALGGEMGIAADRASIQRRLLNTGKGPAVHALRMQADKFLYQRIMKETVENTENLDVRQLLVTELLTEETSAGKRVTGIRCETDERLTAHAVILATGTYLRGRIILGETIYDSGPNGQRPAMALSDSLRELGLTLMRFKTGTPARVDRRTIDFGKTSIQPGDPAAPAFSFLTEEMPREQTPCYLTYTNEETHAVIRANLHRAPMANGVIEGIGPRYCPSVETKIARFPDKERHQLFLEPEGLHTNEIYVQGMSTSLPTDVQQEFLATIPGLAHARMMRPGYAIEYDCLDPLQLAPTLAVKNITGLYSAGQANGTSGYEEAAAQGLIAGINAAREITGEEPLILRRSDGYIGVLIDDLVTKGTDEPYRMMTSRAEYRLILRQDNADLRLTPIGRAVGLVRDERWERFTAKRDVIEEALSTLRETRLSPRAETEELLADAGIAPLRVPMSLFALLSREGSYDVLAPLFDLPALAADVKEEVEITARYDGYIKKQREQIARMERLESRRIPEGIDYGAIASLRLEAAEKLAAVRPRSIGQASRISGVSPADISVLLVWLERERRIQS
- a CDS encoding deoxycytidylate deaminase, yielding MIISWDEYFMGVAIFSAYRSKDPHTQVGACIVNEDKHIVGVGYNGMPNGCDDREYPWGRTGEFAEQKYPYVVHAELNAILNASTSLKGCRIYVSLFPCNECCKAIIQSGIREVVYLSDKYAATEATKISKRMFDSAGVRWRRMETDLGEVPVNFMVKE